Within the Medicago truncatula cultivar Jemalong A17 chromosome 4, MtrunA17r5.0-ANR, whole genome shotgun sequence genome, the region GACCCAAGTGTGAAGCTATTTAAGAACACTGGAGATAGTGTTAGACAAACTGAATATGCGAGCATCATTGGCAGTCTCAGATATGCCACTGATTGTACTAGACCCGCGGCTACGCCGTGGGACTATTATGCAAGTTTACGAGCAGGCCAAGCATGGAGCATTGGCAAGCTATCGAAAGAGTCATGAGATATTTGAAGAAGACCATGACTCTAGGACTACATTATCAGAGATATCCTGCAGTGCTTGAAGGATACAGTGACACATATTGGAACACCTTATCAGATGATTCCAAAGCGACCAGTGGCTATATATTTAGCATTGCTGGAGGAGCTGTTTCCTGGAAATCCAAGAAACAGACCATTCTGGCTCAGTCCACAATGGAATCTGAGATGATAGCACTAGCTGCTGCTAGTGAAGAAGCAAGTTGGCTAAGATGCTTGCTATCTGAAATCCCTTTATGGGAGAGACCGTTACCAgctgtgttaattcattgtgatAGTACCGCGGCTATCGCAAAGATTGAGAATCGTTATTACAATGGTAAGAGATGACAGATAAGACGAAAACACAGCACGATAAGAGAATATCTTTCGAACGGAACGGTAAGAGTAGATTTCGTACGAACAAATGAAAACTTAGTTGATCCTTTGACGAAAGGACTAAACAGAGAGAAAGTCACAAATACATCCAGTAGGATGGGACTAATGCCTATTGATCATAAGTGATGGAAACCCGACCTAAATGACTGGAGATCCCAAGAATTAGGTTCAATGGGTAATAACAAATCACAAGTGATAGAACATGCTATGAGAACACATAATCCTGCAGTGACCGAAGGTTGAGATAATAGAAACTCTTAATGAGATCTATACTCCTTATGGAGTGAAGTACATAGCTACAGGAGTACTTCTGATAGACTCACCTATACGTATGTAGAACTGAGGCTGGTTCTTATGGAATTTCGAGGCAGAATTCCTAGAGCATTCGTTAAAACTGGGATAGACGTGCAAGGCCATTAACGCACGGGCTTTTTAGAAAACACCTAAGAAAAGGTTGTGTGTGGGTCCTACGTCTGAGATAGAGTTCAATGCTGTAAGCAACTCTTGTTAATCGGAATACTACTCACTATGCAAAGGTTCAAGTTGTTGGCGACACCTTTGTTTACTAGCAATCTTTAAGAAACGTTTAAAACGTAACTTTCGAAACCAATTTTGAATTCAagtgggggattgttggaacactagtgtataatgaaaaaaacttggagtatactagtgagtttgtggagcctttggaatgtaaacacaaggatggagaaactagtgtaaagtgtgaattgaaaattttatgtcctACATCgggtagatcacacactctagtagAAATCCTCCTTATAAATTGAGAGCTCGGGAATAATATTCTTTACTCCAAAACTGAGAATCGAAtactcttctctggttttctctcctctcttctccctcccgcggtttgtgttgacgaaccgttctttctttcctccttctttggtTTATCGAGTGGTCTACgtaccatattagagtggtttTTCGAAACTTTTCGAAAACCATATTGAGGTGTTATTCTCGAGCGATTTCTGGCAGTGCAACCTTTAATCGTACAGTTAgaatctgggctgttttatcctggagacggcgcggttgctagtctaccttgcacaacttaggtagtgccgcgaaaagtcttaaagaaagcgacctggtcgtgactcaccccggtaatagtttcaaagctctgtcgtaattttcaaattacaaaatcaacAAGTATCACTGTCAGTCGATAGACTCAGATGGAAACATTCCAGTTTACCCATGTGAAGCTCCATAATGATGACAGGAGAGTCATGTTCTCTATATTTGGTCAATATAGTTCGAAGAGACTGATCGAGTTAGACCATTCCTTGTTGATATCTTTTCTTGGCATTTAAAAAAGGTTGAGTAGATCCAGAACCTCCGAAGAAATCAAGACTTGCATGGTTAGATATGATGAAGAGTTAAGTTTGACTGATTCATGATTGTGTTTAATTGTTGTTGCAAATGTTGTTGTGatttaatgataaatttttctcttttctatACTCTAATATGTtgggattatataatccgaaaacctTTTCAacttatataatctaaaatggGACAAAATGGTCGATTCGAAAGGCATGCGAGAGTAGAGTAAAGTTGGAAATAGAAATTGCCCAAATAATATTTGCGAATTCCCATTAAACAAAGCATATGATAGGAACcgatatcaaaatatataaactaactAGTAAATTTATCACAAAACTTACGGGAAACTTGATGCTTGATGACAAGCCAATTCCAATTAAAGTAGATATGGCTTACGGTTACAGGGTAATTTAGTACATGATTGCAAGGTTTTACGATTCAAGGGTTTACTTCAACTCGTTTTACTTatgtaaattttaaattgtaaacTCGACTCATAAACTCGTATGAGTTTACCCAAAATTatcattatataaaatttattatatacatAACATTTGTATGCTAATGTAATATTAAAAATAGGCCAATGGTGAAAAATATGACATAATTATAAAGACAAAGTATACATAATCACCATAATAAAGAGTTGTGTTCAACTTAGcgtcaaaatacaaaattaacttaCAAAATCGTAAGTTTCATAAATCTCTAAACCATCCAAAAAAGCAAGATACAcaagtttttaaatttattaataaaaccatccaaaaaataaactaattttcttcaaaaacagaaaatcacaaaCTAAAGTTTTACAAACACCTTTGGTATTCAGTAAATCACACATCAAAGACAGAAAATCACATGTTACAGTACTTgggattgaagaaaaaaagggttttgaaagaaaatgtgcaaaaaaaaggttcaaaaataataaataaaaaaagtgtttttttcaaCGTAAATTCGTAAACTCGGATGAGTTTACACGACTTTACCGAGTTTAACACGTGTTAACTCGACCAAATTCGTCAAACTTTCTGATTTCACTAAAACTCGGATTTACTTCTGAGTTAACACGTTTTTGGCACCTACAAATGTAAACTACGACGAATTTACGAGTTAACACTTTATTTGTGGAACACAACATGattggattgatttttttttttttaaagaaatcatGAGAATTAATGTGACCTTAATGAAAACAACACTAACAAAATTACAGTGTGATCCTGAATTTATCTAACTCATGGTAATTCTAGAAAACAACTTTAAGGACCACAAGATTTGAGAGACAAGCTTTCAACAAAAGGACAACCCATGAAACGGGCCTGTACTCGGTTGTTCATGTCTGCACCAAGTGTAACTAACAACCACATAAACACGTATCTATTATCTAACTTATATGTCATCACTTCACTACCAAGTCGTGCAATTTGATAAAGAGTGGCAAGAGAAATCGCATATTTAATAATAGGAAAATgcatctctcaaaaaaatgaaaaaaaaagaaaaggaaaatgctacCAAATAGCATAGTATACTagttaaagaaataaatatagtgTATTCAAACtgttaaaagtataaaaaataacatcagtatgaactttcaaaataaaaagattaaaactGCATTTAACTAGCAAGAGAAATTTAGTTAGcattaaacttaaaaataaaagcatCAAAACTGCATTtgataaaagaaatatttagaaatttatatatttctctattttttatcactaattttaatttttctgataTCATCTATGGCTTCATCATGCATTTGCTGCTCCAATATCATCTGAAATTCATTAGGTCGACAAGGAACTGTAATTGCACCATCTCCATTAAATCCATATTTTTCAGCTGCTTCTTCCAATAGACTCACAAATATTGGATTTGTTAAACAACTCAATGGCACAATAAATCTCTTTGCTTCATCTTCATCCTTAGCAATCACAACAAAATGTCCTTTTTTCACATCCTTTGCCTCATACCTTGATTTATTATCCTTTCTTCCCAATAATAGGGTTTTTTGGAGCTTTTTGAAGACATTATTCTTGAGCTTCAAAATTCCACCTACAACAACCATTTTGATTTCTAGTTGTTTTTAAGATGTATATGTGTTCAAGATAGATTtgttttatgatgatttgatgaatttaatATGCTTAATATTTATAGTGTTCTTGTTAACAAAGACACAAATAATTTGGCCCCATATCAAGTTAGAACATACCGAACATAAGTGAAAGCGAAATATAGCAATTCATGTATGTGATCGGTGCACTGTTTTCGAAcgaacattttattttcttgatttaattttttgaaggaacttgCAATTTAGCATGAAACGTGTTTTGAATGTGTTTGACTGTGTCATGTCTTGTCATGCCtgctttcaaattattaatgaaGCTGTTAATAAAtcttttagtaattttttaatgtaCTTGGTAGTTAATTGCTAACTAGTGTATtcaattattggattatatatcATCTCATTCATTAGatttaaattctaattttttttaatataaaaaagtttatGTGAGTTGAGCGAAAGTTAATTAAATCTTAAAGTTTAAAGAGCGTTGAACTACTAATAAAGTTTGATGTTGATGGTTAAAGTTGAACTTAAATATTTACGGGATATGAAACAACTTCTTCCCAACTTAACCAACCATCCGAGGTTGGTCTTTAAATGATTACTCTTTCTTGTTTTTTCACTTGTTTATgtttaactaaaaataatacctcccttaaacaaaaaaaaactaaaaccaacACTtgaaattgttgtgaattctCAAACCCTGGTACAAAAGCAATAACAATGCATGAcgtaaataacaataacaatcaaCGACCACACAGTCTAAGCAACAATAATCAACCAATAACAAATCTAGTAACAtatgtgtataaaaaaaatccacaatagaatcaaagaacaaataaaaacaatgtaAAGGAACTAATACACCAAAATTGTTTATCCAATTCAACTCAAATTAACTTACGTTTGGAGGAGAGTGTAACTTTGCAATCCATTATAATGAGTCTTTAAAAGAGATATATAGAAGTCGCaagaaattaacataaaaaataaaccaatccaCTTAGCAAATATTTTGTGCACCAAGAGATATATAGAAGTTCgtagtaaaataaattttctgGCGGTGTTTGTTTGTGACCTTAGAATGTGCTCCTTTCAAGATTTCAAGTTCGATTTTTCCCGAtatcaattttgattggttagtttgacttcttaaaaaaaacttcaacaataaACACTAATTTCTACTGCCTTTGTGTTTCTTCTCACAATCGACAGGAATATCTCTAAACAAGACAAAAGAAAAAGCTTGAATTCATCTTCTAATGAAATCTCTTTATCCAATATgttatgaatatatatgtttctCAACCTTAGTTTTCCACCCGAAAGCTCTCAACCCTTAATTCTAAGTTTCCTAAAAGTTTCCTCTTTCGATGATGTTGTCTCTCATCTAAAAACCGCACAAGAATCACTAAACACAAGAGCATAATCTTCTCTCTGTATGCTCTCTTTCTGCCTCTTTATATTAAAACCTAGTCACATTCCCAAAACACCCAAACCCTTAGCCTTTTGTAAGGATTGCCTCTTTTTGGTGGTATCAAacaatgagataaaaaaaaaatctatttataagcaatttataaatagattaagggggtgtattggattaagattttaaaagataaattttatttaaaaaaatcatgtagGTTTTAAAAGacattgtaaaattttaatgacttttaagattttaaaacactattaaaatttacaatttggATTCCCAAATGTTTATATCAACatattttaaagaatttgaaattactttatatcataagattttaaattacctctgttttttttttttttgaaataaaattaccTCTGTTTTTTAGTCAACATTTCACCACAAATATTTTCTAAATGTACTTATTTTAATTGCTAATATTAAGtagaattgttttttaattagaagaacagaaagacaaaaaaaagaGACTGATTTCCGTATTCATCTAATCAATTAACTCtgactattattaaaaaaagtaaaaataagaaTCTATGACTTGTAGCATCACTCATTAATGTGTTGGCAGACGATTCATACGTCTACTCAAAAGCTCTGAATGCTCACTCTGCGTTTTTTTACAATTCGGTTTCGCGTTCAAACGTGGGTTCTCTCGATTGTCCATGATAGTAATTGTTTAGGGTTGTTTCTTTTTATACCACTTATGTACTAAATTGTTGTATCACCTGTTACAGGTTGTTTTTGTGGTTTACTAGATCAAATACATGCTCCCCAATCTTGTACTTCCTaatctcttttttaatttatttgctttttggcttaaatatatatatagacacacactaCTGTCGTagacaaaaataatatagaatATCAAACAATCagccctttttattttttatacttagcttcgattttattttattgtgatTTCAATGCCAGTTGAGTGtcacattattaaaaataagtcAACCCAATTTGAAtggcttattttaaaaaagaaaaataatttgattgaatggTTTGCAAAGAGGAGGACACATGGTAATTGCTTTGCTAGAAACAATCTTGAATGCTATGTGGATTGGCTCTTTTGAACATGTTCAAATGtatgttttcatttatttaattacgttatctatttttttcattgtgACAAAATACAAATTAGCAAAAAGGAATTGTTATACATTTGttttagtatatttatatttatttaattatgttgccgattttttttaataaatgtcttttgaactttaatataattttaaaataggtcTCACAACGTataataagaatatttattaaaaaaaagatgacTAAAAATATAACATCGAAAATCAAGTTGtgtgtttatgtgtgtgtgGCGTCGCGCGTGCGTGCATGGTTGGAAGATAAAGATAACTgaagattaaaaataaagtgGCTTGATCATGTTTAAGAAATGAAGCAAAGTATTAGCTGGTCTttctaaaattgaataaatacaGAGTTACTAagacatactccctccgtttcaaaatacatgtccattttggagaaattgcactaaccaagaaaccaaataaattttgttatttttgatgaaaatatgtgtgtgttttctataatacccttaatcatttattatttcattttttttttctctctacaataaatatgcaagggtattattgacaagacaataattaatgttgcattgaaacttgaaagtgacaagtattgtgaaacaaaattattctctaaaatggacaagtattatgaaacggagggagtatatgaataaaatttgatCATTTAAAGTGTAATACGAACAAAGCTTCCTTTTTAAAACTTGTTGATGTATTTATCTTTATGTGTGAGGAGAGCTGTTTAGAAGTACTAACAAAATaaagagtaaataggcaattacccaatgaaattgtaagtttcatcaattactcccctgaaattaacaaaacttcaattaccactttgaaattgcacaacgttaatcaatttacctcatccgtcaaatttttttgttagtgaacatgacgttttgcaaataccccctgaagttttgtacttatgtgcaaaatgccccccaaacttaaaaatttatatttttgggaTGTTTGGGCATATACAGGTGAGGAAGTTGGAACTCCTGATTTCAATTCTAGAGTATTTGTAATGGCTGCATGTTTCTTTGGTGAATTGAGCTATGTGAAACCCCTGCTAAAGGAGTAATTAAGGGAATATTTGTCCCCCAAACTTAGCGGAAATGGTGCTGTAGGCGATGCTATTGCCCTTTTGGGTGCCCTTATCATgccgtatatatatatatatatatatatatatatatatatatatatattcttcctcctcttttcttttacttcaaTAAATTTACCATACAATTAACCtaattttacattaaattcGATTCAAATGTTATCcttgctgatttttttttctaacaaaaTTATGCAGGCACAATCTTTTCCTCCACTCTGCTCTAGTGCTATCTCGAAAAATACCTGGTACTAAGCGCGGCATCAATGTAAGCCCCAAGTGAAATAAACTCATATATGAAATCCATAAGCGTCAAATGGAATATCTGATTAATTGAGTACATACTAATATTATATGACATATATTGAATTGATTATGCAGGACGCATGCAGATACTTTCTCATTGAGAGTGGTTTCACGATGTTCGTTGCATTTCTGATCAATGTTGCAATGATTTCTGTGACTGGAGAGAATGCTGATCGTTGCAATGATATTACCCTTAACTCTGCTTCTTTCCTTCTCCAAGTTCCTAATTTAGTTCAGTTTGCAACTATTATGGTCAAAGCATGATATTAAGTTTAATCCTAGTTAAGTAATTATGTACATCTCACGTGTGTAGTTTTGATCCATTAGAATGTGTTGGGACGTTCAAGCTCAACTCTTTATGCCATAGCATTGCTAGCCTCATGACAAAGTTCTACCATCGCTGGAACCTATGCAGGCCAGTTTATCATGCAGACTATTTCATTATATCACTAAacactattttaaaattaatataacaaacaacataagctacaacaataacaaaaaactTACAAGTTTTTGTATAAGGTTTTACTAAACTTGGGTTTATGTTTGGTATaaggtttaaaaaaatataaattttcatgtTCGGGGTATTTtacacataagtgcaaaacttcaggggggtatttacaaaacgtcatgttcactaacagaaatatttgatggaaggggtaaattgatttacgttgtacaatttcaggggggtaattgaagttttgttaatttcagggggtaattaacgaaacttacaatttcaagggggtaattgcctatttactctaaAATAAAACATGATAGGTTTAGTCCAAAACACTCCCCTTTTTTAGCATGATCATTTAATGATAAAGCTAGTACAGTAGTCGAGTAGCTCCTATAAATTCAGCATTTCGAAATGTAATAACACAATTAAGTCATTTTATACAAAAtgaatttcctttttcttattgttttctttgttcCTACGTTCATCTACTGAAACATGGCCAACATCATTTTGTCTGAATCAACCTTGTGTCCCTAATATACCTGAAAAATTCACTATACACAGTCTTTGGCCAAAAAAGAACTCATCACCTCACATCTTGTTGCACAACTGAGACACTAGGGCAGCATGTGTCTAATGCTATCTTtgattttactttttgttttattttatggtgTTGGAAATATGATCATTtactttatttgatttgatttgattttaccAGCTTGATCCATCATTGAAGCCTGGAATTGATAATGTTTGGCCGACTCTAACAGGAAATAACTTTGGCTTTTGGACTCATGAGTGGAAGAAACATGGAAACTTGCTCCACAATGCTATACgattatgtttaagaaattGTTACTATAATATTGGCTATGATGCAAAgtgctatttaatttttttttaaggaagcaaaaagttaattgttttttctaaaattgaataaataatacaGAGTTAGTAAGACTTATATGAAAAAATGTTTTGGGTCAATCTTAAAAGACCTCTTTTGCCCCTCATTGATaggttatttttgtttgtaatgTAAAAAATTAGACCATTGTTGTTATAAAATGCTATCAGCAAAGAGATAAAATGCAAAATTAATTTACACACTGGTTTGTACTATTTATGTTTACATCTATTTAATTATGTTATCTAATTATTGTGATAAAATCCAAATTAGCAAAACGGAATTGTTACACATTTGTTTTAGTAcatttacatttatttaattatgttgtcgatttttttaataaatgtcttttgaactttattataattttaaattaggtCTCATAGCGTATAATAagaacaattttataaaaaatatgactAAACATATAACATCAAAAATCAAGTTGTGTCTCTATGTATAGTGTGGCGCGCGCTCATGCGTGCATGGTTGTAAGATaaagataaatgaaaattaaaaatgaggTGGATCAATCATGTTTAAGAAATGAAGCAAAGTATTAGTTGGTCTttctaaaattgaataaatatagAGTTAGTAAGACATATATGAATAAAAGTTGATCATTTAAAGTTTAATACGAACAAAGCTCCCCTTTTAAAACTTGTTGATGTATCTATCTTTATGTATGTGCATAGCTGTTTAGAAAGtcctaatcataatcatatCCTAATTCTAATCCTAATCCTATGCTAATCCTAATAGAATAAATCTTGATAGGTTTAGTCCAAAACACTCCCCTTTTTCAGCATTTCGAAATGTAATAACACAAGTCTTTTTATACAAAATGAATTTACTTTTGTTATTGTTCTCTTTGTTCCTACGTTCATTTCAGCTACTGAAACATGGCCAACATCGTTTTGTCTGAATCAACCTTATGTCCCTAGTATACTTGAAAATTAACTATGCACGGTCTTTGGCTAAAGAACAACTCCTCGTCTCACACATCTCGTTGGACAACTGAGACACTAGGGCAGCATGTGGTATGCTATCTGAACCAATCATCTTtgattttactatttttatttaattttggagttggaaatatgatcatttattttattccttaaaaaaaaatgatcaattattttattttattttattttaccagCTTGATCCATTGAAGCCCGGGATTGATAATGTTTGGCCGTCTCTAACGGGAAATAACTGGATTTTGGACTCATGAGTGGAAGGAACATGGAACTTGCTCCACGATGTCACCATACGATTGCTTCAAGATTGCCCTAGATTTTTATGCGCTAAATGACATCAAAgatcttctttaaaaaaacattaacaccTGGTGGATCGGCGACAAAAACTGCCATCGGGACTGCTATAAAGTCAGGCACCGCCGGCTCTGATCATCAGCTTCATTGTGATAAAATATCTGGTAAGTTTTTGATGGAAGTTAGACTTTGCTTCGATACTAGCAAACAAGTATACAAATTGTCCTACTACTAcaaattgtaaaatatatttactcttataattataataatttatacataaatttaataaaattatatataatggTTGCTTATTACTATTGTGTGGGTGCACGACTGTTATAGTTGGTCTCAGTGTATTGAGATAGATATGTTTTCTAAATAAATATGGAGGAGACAGAGGGGGGTGTGAGGAATTAGGATGTATGATTTATGTATAACTCCATTTTATGTAATACTTGAATatcttcaataaaatatttggtaACTTAGCGTTGAGCCTTTTGCGTGATGTATTATATATGTCTTGTGTCCCCATTCATTATATATAACATGCAACTCCTAATATAACATTTGCATGCTTCAACAACAATATGTATGGAAGCAAgacaacaaaaatgaaaataaaatcacactagTTAACTTTTTGGTAAATGTTGTCAACATTGTGATTTTGCTTCAGATTGAAAGGGGATAGCAAAATCGAAAAATTGCAACCAAAATCGAGGATTTTACTCAACTAATTTTGCAGGATGGATACGAGATAGCAAAATCGAAAATTGTAAAATTGCAATAAAAATCCAAGGATTCTACCAAGATGACTTAAAGTTAAAGTCTGGATGTTACATCAAAGCAGGCACGCGCGCACACAAAAATTCTATGGACATCCTTCATCATATCAACACCTTCATCTTCATTAATCTCATCATTTTCCTCCATTATCATAAATTCACCATTGATCATCACTACTTGCATCACTTCCATTTTCACCTTCATTGTCTCTTTCTTACTAAATGAAATAAAAGCTTGATGAAGACGTTGATGGTAACGAAACTGAAGCGATTGGAACCAAGCTCAAAATTGACTCGTATTAAAATATACCTTGAATCCTTCATAATTGTGTAAAAACCTGTGATTTTGCAGCGATTTCACGATTTTATAcgattttttgtttattttgtatgtttttcGATTTTATTATGGATTGAGATCAATGAGGgtgagaaaattaaaaaaatattaggatTTTGCGATTTTGATCATGATTTTGAC harbors:
- the LOC25492408 gene encoding auxin-responsive protein SAUR50, with protein sequence MVVVGGILKLKNNVFKKLQKTLLLGRKDNKSRYEAKDVKKGHFVVIAKDEDEAKRFIVPLSCLTNPIFVSLLEEAAEKYGFNGDGAITVPCRPNEFQMILEQQMHDEAIDDIRKIKIITLGADMNNRVQARFMGCPFVESLSLKSCGP